In a single window of the Aquicella siphonis genome:
- a CDS encoding dihydrolipoamide acetyltransferase family protein, translating to MKIFHLPDLGEGLAEAEIREWYVKAGDVVKVDQPLVSMETAKAVVDVPSPYAGKISQLHGKVNEIIKTGAPLITYEVDEATADKGSVVGKLETSEKKWDDGDVIIGAAQTRPQAVKAMPAARVLAQQLRVDLNQVTPTGPQGLITADDVKKFLEAKPQTAQLEGATEALRGVRRVMAQTMAQSHREVVPVTIVEDVDLTGMLPKTDITVRIIKAMVAAAAAEPALNAWFDGKSLERKVFKEVHIGLAVDSVEGLFVPVIKNAESRADDELRKLINEYKQSVSTRTIAQKDLQGATMTLSNFGMIAGRYATPIIVPPAVAILGCGRSREVAIPRNGQIVIGKIMPLSLTFDHRAVTGGEATRFLDAVIRHLQA from the coding sequence ATGAAAATTTTTCATTTACCCGATTTAGGCGAAGGTCTTGCTGAAGCGGAAATTCGTGAATGGTATGTCAAGGCCGGTGATGTGGTAAAAGTGGATCAGCCGCTGGTTTCAATGGAAACGGCAAAAGCGGTAGTAGATGTTCCATCACCTTACGCTGGCAAGATCAGCCAGCTGCATGGCAAAGTCAATGAAATCATCAAAACTGGTGCGCCATTGATTACTTACGAAGTGGATGAAGCCACCGCTGACAAGGGTAGCGTGGTTGGAAAACTGGAGACCAGTGAAAAGAAATGGGATGACGGTGATGTGATCATTGGCGCTGCACAAACCAGGCCGCAGGCAGTCAAAGCCATGCCGGCGGCGAGAGTGCTTGCGCAACAGCTGCGTGTGGACTTGAATCAGGTCACACCCACCGGGCCTCAGGGTCTGATTACCGCGGATGATGTTAAAAAGTTTCTTGAAGCCAAACCACAAACAGCCCAGCTTGAGGGAGCAACCGAAGCTTTGCGTGGAGTGCGCAGAGTGATGGCGCAAACGATGGCACAATCCCATCGCGAAGTGGTTCCGGTGACGATTGTGGAAGATGTGGATCTTACCGGCATGTTACCCAAGACGGATATCACGGTGAGAATTATTAAAGCGATGGTGGCGGCGGCGGCAGCGGAACCGGCGCTAAATGCGTGGTTTGATGGCAAATCTCTGGAACGCAAGGTATTCAAGGAAGTTCATATAGGTCTTGCGGTAGATTCGGTGGAAGGATTATTCGTCCCGGTCATCAAAAATGCGGAATCGCGCGCGGATGATGAATTACGAAAACTGATCAATGAATACAAGCAATCCGTCAGCACACGTACAATCGCTCAAAAAGATTTGCAAGGTGCAACCATGACTTTGTCAAATTTTGGCATGATCGCCGGGCGCTATGCCACGCCCATCATCGTGCCTCCGGCCGTCGCGATTCTGGGTTGCGGGCGCAGCAGGGAAGTCGCAATCCCTAGGAATGGACAAATAGTGATAGGCAAGATCATGCCTTTATCACTGACGTTTGACCATAGGGCGGTCACTGGCGGAGAAGCAACACGATTTCTTGATGCGGTCATCAGGCATTTGCAAGCCTAA
- a CDS encoding putative bifunctional diguanylate cyclase/phosphodiesterase has translation MNKNILTLSLVCILAFVAASLFITVDPFNLRISTQTKVYLYFISSSVFMLFLIILLRQAKKTGHKLSRFSFQKKEIETRLHEEQRRFQAVFEYGNTCIAMLSIEGRFLRVNKAFCDLLGYEQDDVHAMNFYYLVNQNELNNLQINMQHLMDDTLSVYQGELECYKKNGETVWIKATLALIRDYDENPKYYILQAENITQQKNSEDRLRHMAYHDPLTSLANRNKLEQYINHLLATASRQQHCFALLFLDLDGFKNINDTIGHEAGDTLLQVIAERLRNTVRNTDMVARLGGDEFVVLVTDVKITDSVAMIAKKILDSILQGIIIKGQDIYITTSIGISIYPYDGLSLPSLMKCADLALYRAKEHGRNNYQFYTQEMTTKAKEKMDIKSALNQALAKQEFYLLFQPEMNIQTGQITSVEALLRWKNEQYSGIRPDEIIALAEESGLIIPVSEWILKSACEQLKKWHDQGCRALSMAVNCTARQFKQTTFIENIYSIINEIKIPPESLEIEVTESMIMKDPDNTLRILDSLKSKGVKIVIDDFGTGYWSIGNLRKLSVDKIKIDRTFIQHIMNDKTTAEITSAIIAMVNKLGMTSVAEGVETRQQYEFLLREKCCEIQGFYLSRPVSAEEISKLLQYGVSIEERETAADSEARTTS, from the coding sequence ATGAATAAAAACATTCTAACATTATCGCTGGTTTGTATCCTGGCTTTTGTCGCAGCTAGCCTTTTCATTACGGTCGATCCTTTCAATCTGCGTATTTCGACCCAAACAAAAGTTTATCTGTATTTTATTTCAAGCAGTGTCTTTATGCTGTTTTTAATAATATTGCTGCGGCAAGCCAAGAAAACGGGACATAAACTGTCTCGGTTTTCATTCCAGAAGAAGGAAATTGAAACAAGACTGCATGAAGAGCAGCGCCGCTTTCAGGCTGTGTTTGAGTATGGAAATACCTGTATTGCCATGCTGAGTATTGAAGGGCGTTTTTTGAGAGTCAACAAGGCGTTTTGTGATCTTCTTGGTTATGAACAAGATGATGTGCATGCAATGAATTTTTATTATCTGGTTAATCAGAACGAGTTGAATAACCTGCAAATCAATATGCAGCACCTGATGGATGACACGTTGTCAGTATATCAGGGTGAACTTGAATGTTATAAAAAAAATGGAGAAACAGTCTGGATCAAGGCGACACTGGCACTGATCCGGGATTATGACGAAAATCCTAAATATTATATATTGCAGGCTGAAAATATCACACAGCAAAAAAACTCGGAAGACAGGCTGCGTCACATGGCATATCATGATCCATTAACCAGCCTGGCCAACCGAAACAAACTCGAACAATATATCAATCACTTGCTTGCCACCGCCAGCCGTCAACAACACTGTTTCGCTTTGTTGTTTCTGGACCTGGACGGATTTAAAAACATTAATGACACCATCGGGCATGAGGCAGGCGACACATTGTTGCAGGTTATCGCGGAAAGATTGCGAAATACGGTCAGAAATACTGACATGGTGGCGCGATTGGGCGGTGATGAATTTGTTGTGCTTGTCACGGATGTGAAGATAACCGACTCGGTCGCCATGATTGCAAAAAAAATTCTAGACAGTATTTTACAAGGCATCATTATCAAAGGTCAGGATATCTATATAACTACCAGTATCGGCATCAGTATTTATCCCTATGACGGTCTCAGCCTTCCCTCACTAATGAAATGCGCAGATCTTGCCCTGTATCGGGCAAAGGAGCATGGAAGAAACAACTATCAGTTTTACACACAGGAAATGACAACCAAAGCTAAAGAAAAAATGGATATCAAAAGTGCCCTGAATCAGGCGCTCGCTAAACAGGAATTTTATTTGCTCTTTCAACCTGAAATGAATATCCAGACCGGACAGATCACCAGTGTTGAAGCATTATTACGCTGGAAGAACGAGCAATACAGCGGTATCAGGCCGGATGAAATCATTGCGCTTGCTGAAGAATCAGGGTTAATCATTCCTGTAAGTGAATGGATACTAAAATCAGCATGTGAGCAATTAAAAAAATGGCATGATCAGGGATGCCGCGCACTCTCCATGGCGGTGAATTGTACGGCCAGGCAATTCAAGCAAACGACTTTCATTGAAAATATTTATTCGATCATAAATGAAATCAAGATACCTCCAGAATCACTTGAAATCGAAGTGACTGAAAGCATGATCATGAAAGACCCTGACAATACGCTCAGGATTCTTGATAGTCTGAAGTCAAAAGGCGTGAAGATTGTGATTGATGATTTTGGCACTGGCTATTGGTCTATCGGCAATCTTAGGAAGCTGTCCGTTGACAAGATCAAGATAGACAGAACTTTCATTCAGCATATTATGAATGACAAGACCACTGCTGAGATTACCAGCGCCATCATCGCCATGGTGAACAAACTGGGCATGACGTCTGTTGCTGAAGGAGTGGAAACGCGTCAGCAATATGAATTTCTACTACGGGAAAAATGTTGCGAAATACAGGGATTTTACCTCTCGCGCCCCGTATCTGCGGAAGAGATATCCAAACTGCTGCAGTACGGGGTTTCCATTGAAGAAAGGGAAACCGCGGCGGATTCGGAAGCGCGAACGACTTCGTGA
- a CDS encoding PHA/PHB synthase family protein has protein sequence MLDAHWEEKHEKAEAVDRSLQVAVSKFTGGISPAALMIAFFDWYFHLLIHPAKQMELYQLYQDNLLHLFNQFMGHLSGDASGEYCIITSPQDKRFTGKRWQEFPYSFYYESFLLVQNWWHVAASKVRGVSRHHEDVVDFTLRQILDMLSPANSVLTNPEIQQAAIEQNGENFLKGLENFLEDIERNLANKPPVGSENFVIGDNIAATPGKVIYRNQLIELIQYSPVTDKVYAEPVLITPAWIMKYYILDLTPKHSLVNYLVKKGHTVFMISWKNPKRKDRNLGMEEYLNLGIMSALDVISCILPRQKIHLVGYCLGGTLASIAAATLARDNDNRLASMTLFAAQTDFTEPGELGLFIDESQITFLESIMQEKGYLDTHQMAGAFQLLRSNDLIWSRLIHDYMLGVRKPLTDLMSWNADATRMPYKMHSEYLRRLFLHNELAEGKFIVANKPIALTDISIPIFVVATERDHVSPWHSVFKINLLTNSDVTFALTSGGHNVGIVSLPSKTTKRHYRISTLKENDRFIDADSWYQNSKVYEGSWWPAFEKWLAKKSGKKIAPPEMGCEKEGYLPLEDAPGSYVLQK, from the coding sequence ATGCTAGACGCACACTGGGAAGAAAAACACGAAAAAGCCGAAGCGGTAGACAGATCATTACAAGTCGCTGTCAGTAAATTCACCGGTGGTATTTCTCCGGCAGCGTTAATGATTGCGTTCTTTGACTGGTATTTTCATTTGCTCATCCATCCCGCCAAGCAGATGGAGCTGTATCAGTTATATCAGGACAACCTGTTGCATCTGTTTAATCAATTTATGGGCCATCTCAGCGGTGACGCCAGCGGCGAATATTGCATTATTACCTCGCCCCAGGACAAACGCTTTACAGGGAAGCGCTGGCAGGAATTTCCATACTCATTCTATTATGAATCGTTTCTCCTGGTACAAAACTGGTGGCATGTTGCCGCGTCGAAAGTGCGTGGAGTAAGCCGCCATCACGAAGACGTGGTTGATTTCACCTTGCGTCAGATCCTGGATATGCTGTCGCCCGCCAATTCCGTATTGACCAACCCTGAAATCCAGCAAGCCGCGATAGAACAGAATGGTGAAAATTTCCTGAAAGGGCTGGAAAATTTTCTTGAAGACATCGAGCGCAATCTGGCGAACAAACCCCCGGTCGGATCTGAAAATTTTGTGATCGGTGATAATATTGCCGCCACACCTGGGAAAGTGATTTATCGCAATCAACTGATTGAACTCATCCAGTATTCCCCTGTTACAGATAAAGTCTATGCCGAACCCGTGCTAATCACGCCCGCATGGATTATGAAATATTATATTCTCGATCTCACGCCCAAGCATTCACTCGTGAATTATCTTGTCAAAAAGGGTCACACCGTTTTCATGATTTCATGGAAAAATCCCAAACGCAAAGACCGTAACCTTGGCATGGAAGAATATCTCAACCTTGGCATTATGTCTGCGCTGGATGTGATTTCATGTATTCTGCCCAGACAGAAAATCCATCTTGTCGGTTATTGCCTTGGAGGAACACTCGCATCCATTGCTGCAGCGACACTGGCACGCGACAATGATAACCGGCTGGCAAGCATGACCTTGTTCGCAGCCCAGACGGATTTCACAGAGCCAGGCGAACTGGGTTTGTTCATCGATGAAAGTCAAATCACTTTTCTGGAAAGCATCATGCAGGAAAAGGGGTATCTTGACACTCATCAAATGGCGGGCGCTTTTCAGCTTCTGCGCTCAAATGATTTAATCTGGTCACGCCTGATTCATGATTACATGCTGGGAGTGCGCAAGCCATTGACCGATCTCATGTCATGGAATGCTGACGCAACGCGCATGCCCTATAAAATGCACTCCGAATATTTGCGAAGATTATTTTTGCACAACGAACTCGCGGAAGGAAAATTCATTGTTGCCAACAAGCCAATTGCGCTGACGGATATTTCCATACCCATTTTTGTTGTGGCGACGGAACGAGACCATGTGTCTCCCTGGCATTCCGTGTTCAAGATCAATCTCTTGACGAACAGCGATGTTACTTTCGCGCTGACCAGCGGAGGACATAATGTCGGCATAGTCAGCCTGCCATCCAAAACCACCAAACGGCATTACCGGATCTCCACCTTGAAAGAAAATGACAGATTCATAGACGCAGACAGCTGGTATCAGAATTCAAAAGTGTATGAAGGTTCATGGTGGCCCGCTTTTGAAAAATGGCTGGCGAAAAAATCGGGTAAAAAGATTGCCCCCCCCGAAATGGGATGTGAAAAGGAAGGCTATCTTCCTTTGGAAGATGCTCCTGGTTCTTATGTGCTGCAAAAATAA
- a CDS encoding AMP-binding protein → MKPAVTMDQLMEKGLDREASLRFLNQMQNIFSRCATPEQAWSAISRDLISDQYAFDIHLLVYNSLFPDRESRPESAPAWVPAAESIASANLTKFMSDLGMDDINAFHAWTVSQYQNFWSRIVKKLGIVFDKAPDNICDLSQGKEFPVWFPGSRMNIINSCFTAPGSATAIIYEDSHKNLIKLSYDELDRLSNRVANSLIQSGINPGDAIGIAMPMNHYAVAIYLGIIKMGGVVVSIADSFSSEEIAIRLKIAHAKAIFTQDFTHWGEKYFPLYEKVSHCRSLPVEQNDMQSFRIIVTPCESRVTLALHESDKSWESFLVDSDIFTPESCLPMSPCNILFSSGTTGSPKAIIWNHTTPIKAASDAFFHQNIQAGDVMAWPTNLGWMMGPWLIFAALINHAAIALYSGAPKDRAFGEFIQHARVNMLGVVPTLVATWRQSGCMENLDWHTIKVFSSTGECSNAEDMFYLMFLAGYKPVIEYCGGTEIGGAYISSTVIQMNYPSLFTTPAMGMNFAIIDENGQPASTGEVAIIPPSIGLSTQLLNADHYQVYFEHMPKSANGEMLRRHGDQIKQLPGGFYSILGRVDDTMKLGGIKTSAAEIERTLAGLPDILEVAAIAIPPANNGPNLLIIYASTAAALNKQDVMKEMQKKINLHLNPLFKIHDIVLTTELPKTASNKIMRRILRKKYLETM, encoded by the coding sequence ATGAAACCTGCCGTCACGATGGATCAGCTTATGGAAAAAGGCCTGGATAGGGAAGCTTCCCTCCGGTTCCTGAATCAGATGCAAAACATATTCTCCCGATGCGCTACTCCCGAACAAGCCTGGTCTGCCATATCTAGAGATCTAATATCAGACCAATATGCGTTTGACATTCACCTGCTTGTGTATAACAGCCTCTTTCCGGACCGGGAATCCCGGCCTGAATCCGCTCCAGCGTGGGTTCCCGCTGCTGAATCAATCGCTTCGGCAAATCTTACCAAATTCATGTCTGATCTGGGAATGGATGATATTAATGCGTTTCATGCCTGGACTGTCAGTCAATACCAGAATTTCTGGAGCCGCATCGTTAAAAAATTGGGGATTGTGTTTGATAAAGCACCGGATAACATTTGTGATCTGAGTCAGGGAAAGGAATTCCCCGTCTGGTTTCCTGGATCACGCATGAACATCATAAACAGTTGTTTTACAGCGCCTGGTTCCGCAACCGCCATTATCTATGAAGATAGCCACAAGAATCTCATCAAACTGTCTTATGATGAATTGGACCGGCTTTCAAACCGAGTCGCGAACAGCCTTATCCAATCCGGAATCAATCCTGGCGATGCTATCGGTATTGCCATGCCGATGAATCATTACGCTGTCGCGATTTATCTTGGTATTATCAAAATGGGTGGCGTTGTCGTTTCTATCGCGGATAGTTTTTCATCGGAAGAAATCGCCATCCGCCTGAAAATCGCGCATGCCAAGGCCATCTTTACCCAGGATTTCACCCACTGGGGAGAAAAATACTTTCCATTATATGAGAAAGTCAGCCATTGCCGTTCCCTCCCGGTTGAGCAAAACGACATGCAGAGTTTTAGAATTATAGTCACACCCTGTGAGTCGCGTGTCACGCTTGCTTTGCATGAGTCTGACAAGTCATGGGAGTCTTTTCTTGTCGATTCTGACATATTTACACCCGAATCCTGTCTGCCCATGTCACCATGCAATATTTTATTTTCCTCTGGCACAACCGGCAGTCCCAAAGCCATCATCTGGAACCACACCACACCCATTAAAGCAGCCAGTGACGCATTTTTTCACCAGAATATCCAAGCCGGTGATGTCATGGCCTGGCCGACCAACCTAGGCTGGATGATGGGTCCCTGGCTTATCTTTGCAGCCCTCATCAACCACGCCGCCATAGCACTCTATTCCGGGGCGCCAAAAGACCGTGCATTCGGCGAATTCATTCAACATGCTCGGGTCAACATGCTTGGAGTTGTTCCCACCTTGGTTGCAACCTGGCGGCAATCAGGATGCATGGAAAATCTGGACTGGCACACCATCAAAGTATTCAGCTCTACAGGGGAATGCTCCAACGCCGAAGACATGTTTTATTTAATGTTTCTCGCCGGTTACAAACCTGTTATTGAATATTGCGGAGGTACTGAAATTGGGGGAGCCTATATATCCAGCACGGTTATCCAAATGAACTACCCTTCTTTATTCACCACTCCCGCCATGGGAATGAATTTTGCTATTATCGATGAAAATGGCCAGCCTGCATCCACTGGCGAGGTTGCCATCATTCCTCCCTCAATCGGTCTGTCAACGCAATTGCTTAACGCTGACCATTATCAGGTTTATTTTGAACACATGCCCAAGTCCGCCAACGGCGAAATGTTGCGGCGTCATGGCGATCAGATTAAACAACTTCCGGGTGGTTTCTACAGCATTTTGGGTCGTGTGGATGATACGATGAAACTGGGCGGCATCAAAACCAGTGCCGCGGAAATAGAACGAACACTGGCTGGTTTGCCTGACATTCTCGAGGTTGCAGCCATCGCTATCCCGCCCGCCAACAATGGGCCAAATTTGTTAATTATCTATGCGTCCACTGCTGCCGCTTTGAATAAACAAGATGTCATGAAAGAAATGCAAAAAAAAATCAACTTGCATTTAAATCCCTTGTTCAAAATTCATGACATCGTGCTCACAACAGAACTGCCCAAAACCGCATCTAATAAAATCATGCGCAGGATACTCAGAAAGAAGTATCTGGAAACGATGTGA
- the phaR gene encoding polyhydroxyalkanoate synthesis repressor PhaR yields MANIRIIKKYPNRRLYDTELGVYITLDDVKQLVFDRVNFQVIDARTSKDLTQGTLLQIITEQETSSTPIFTTPLLQDLIRSYHEKSQNLFSRYLEQAMHLFLDQKQFFQHQWMAYQQLLSNPELLQQLVKKQKPVPKGSEQAMRKKSRSKKK; encoded by the coding sequence GTGGCAAACATACGCATTATAAAGAAATATCCTAACCGCAGGCTCTATGATACCGAGCTGGGTGTTTACATCACCTTGGATGATGTAAAACAGCTGGTATTTGACAGAGTCAATTTTCAGGTAATCGATGCGCGCACCAGCAAGGATTTGACACAAGGAACACTTTTGCAGATCATCACAGAACAGGAAACCAGTTCCACACCGATCTTCACCACGCCCCTCCTTCAAGATTTGATTCGTTCCTACCATGAAAAGTCGCAAAACCTGTTTAGCCGGTATCTTGAACAAGCCATGCATTTATTCCTTGATCAAAAACAATTTTTCCAGCACCAGTGGATGGCTTATCAACAATTACTTTCAAACCCCGAACTGCTGCAGCAGCTGGTGAAAAAGCAGAAACCCGTCCCCAAAGGATCGGAGCAAGCCATGCGTAAAAAATCACGCAGTAAGAAAAAATAA
- a CDS encoding alpha-ketoacid dehydrogenase subunit beta, with product MAEITLVEAVNQALAYEMEANPDVIVMGEDVAKNGGVFRATVGLLDKFGAERVLDTPLAESMIAGLAVGMAARGLKPVAEFQFMGFIYPALDEIINHASRMRNRTRGRLTCPVVFRTPFGAGIHAPEHHSESTEAYFAHTPGLRVVVPSSPARAYGLLLAAIRDPDPVIFLEPSRLYRFAKQEVKNDGKALPLDVCFTLRVGEDVTLVTWGAMVKETLAAANSLQQSGVSAEVIDVATIKPLDMNTILASVEKTGRCVVVHEAPLTCGVGAEIMAQLAEKALFSLKAPPERVAGFDTIVPYAKLEKYYIPSEQRIIDAVSRLMEYA from the coding sequence ATGGCTGAAATTACTTTAGTAGAAGCAGTGAATCAGGCACTTGCATATGAAATGGAAGCAAATCCTGATGTGATTGTCATGGGCGAGGATGTCGCAAAAAATGGCGGCGTGTTTCGCGCGACGGTTGGTTTGCTTGACAAGTTTGGAGCTGAACGGGTGCTCGATACTCCGCTTGCGGAATCCATGATCGCGGGTCTTGCTGTGGGCATGGCGGCACGCGGGTTGAAACCTGTTGCTGAATTCCAGTTTATGGGCTTTATCTATCCTGCGCTTGACGAAATTATCAACCATGCTTCGCGCATGCGTAATCGTACTCGGGGACGATTGACTTGCCCGGTGGTGTTTCGCACGCCTTTTGGAGCCGGTATTCATGCGCCTGAGCATCATTCCGAAAGTACAGAGGCGTATTTTGCGCATACACCTGGCCTGCGGGTGGTGGTGCCTTCATCGCCCGCGCGTGCCTATGGTCTGCTGCTTGCCGCCATACGCGATCCGGACCCGGTGATATTTCTGGAACCGTCAAGGCTTTACCGTTTTGCAAAACAAGAAGTAAAAAATGACGGCAAGGCATTGCCGCTAGATGTGTGTTTTACGCTGCGTGTCGGTGAAGACGTCACCCTCGTGACCTGGGGCGCCATGGTAAAAGAAACGCTTGCTGCGGCAAATTCTCTGCAGCAATCCGGCGTTAGCGCAGAAGTGATCGATGTGGCAACCATCAAGCCATTGGATATGAATACGATACTTGCTTCGGTTGAAAAAACCGGACGCTGCGTGGTGGTGCATGAAGCGCCGCTGACCTGCGGGGTGGGCGCGGAAATTATGGCGCAACTGGCCGAAAAGGCATTGTTTTCACTGAAGGCACCGCCAGAACGCGTCGCCGGATTTGATACCATCGTGCCTTATGCAAAACTCGAAAAATATTATATTCCGAGTGAACAACGAATTATTGACGCGGTTTCGCGTCTTATGGAGTATGCATGA
- the phbB gene encoding acetoacetyl-CoA reductase, whose translation MAKRIAVVTGGMGGIGHAISRELYDHGYRVVAGYSRKHEAALEWHSEQKKAGYDFDIAYADVTNFKSCEEMIAKIESGLGAVDILVNNAGITRDHACCKMSQEEWDLVILTDLSSVFYMTHAVINAMKARNYGRIINISSINGQKGQFGQVNYSAAKAGIHGFTKALALEVAKHHITVNTISPGYVATDMVMAIQDDIREKIIAQIPMGRLAEPEEVARVVSFLADERNSYITGANIAINGGQYMM comes from the coding sequence ATGGCAAAAAGGATAGCTGTGGTAACCGGTGGAATGGGAGGCATAGGACATGCCATTTCCAGGGAGTTATATGATCACGGCTACCGGGTGGTTGCGGGATACAGCCGTAAACATGAAGCCGCTCTTGAATGGCACTCAGAGCAAAAGAAAGCCGGTTATGACTTTGACATCGCCTACGCCGATGTCACAAATTTCAAATCCTGCGAAGAAATGATTGCAAAAATCGAAAGCGGTCTCGGAGCGGTGGATATTTTGGTAAATAATGCCGGAATAACCCGCGATCACGCCTGTTGCAAGATGTCCCAGGAAGAATGGGATCTTGTCATTCTCACCGATTTAAGTAGTGTCTTCTATATGACCCACGCGGTCATCAACGCAATGAAAGCACGAAATTATGGACGCATTATAAACATATCATCCATAAACGGACAAAAGGGTCAATTCGGCCAAGTCAATTATTCGGCCGCTAAAGCCGGCATCCACGGATTCACCAAGGCATTGGCATTAGAAGTCGCAAAACATCACATTACTGTGAACACCATCTCGCCAGGCTATGTCGCCACTGATATGGTCATGGCGATACAAGATGACATCCGGGAAAAAATTATTGCTCAAATTCCGATGGGGAGACTCGCGGAGCCGGAAGAAGTCGCGCGCGTGGTGTCCTTTCTTGCGGATGAAAGAAACAGTTATATCACCGGCGCCAACATTGCCATTAACGGCGGCCAATACATGATGTAG
- the pdhA gene encoding pyruvate dehydrogenase (acetyl-transferring) E1 component subunit alpha → MKIIDHFEIPYYQYLNEESQLADEAPEVARDTGTLQKLYKLMVLVRAMDTKAIALQRTGKLGTYPSTRGQEAVFVGVGNALAKDDIFVPYYRDMGTLIQRGVRLSQILQYWGGDERGNCYDSEDFPYSVPIGSQTLHAAGAAYAVKFRKENRAVLSLFGDGATSQGDFYEAINVAGAWKLPIVFVVCNNQWAISVPREVQTAAHTIAQKAIAAGFSGEQVDGNDIIAVQHRTVEALKSARERGEPRLLEMVCYRQHDHTTADDASRYEPKSLREQEWKKEPVARLRRYLEQLKAWSEQQEEMLQAECAAEVDKAVNEYLSVTPQPLASMFDYLYARLPEAYAAQREMLKDLENVVHG, encoded by the coding sequence GTGAAAATTATAGATCATTTCGAAATCCCCTATTATCAATACCTTAACGAAGAAAGCCAGCTGGCGGATGAAGCGCCGGAAGTAGCCAGGGATACTGGAACACTGCAGAAATTGTACAAGCTCATGGTACTGGTCAGAGCGATGGATACCAAAGCCATTGCGTTACAACGCACGGGAAAATTAGGCACTTATCCTTCCACCCGCGGCCAGGAAGCAGTGTTTGTCGGGGTCGGCAATGCTTTGGCCAAGGATGATATCTTTGTTCCGTATTATCGTGATATGGGAACTCTGATTCAGCGTGGCGTAAGATTATCCCAGATTTTGCAGTATTGGGGTGGAGATGAGCGCGGCAATTGTTATGACAGTGAAGATTTTCCCTATAGCGTGCCCATTGGCAGCCAAACCCTGCATGCAGCAGGAGCTGCCTATGCTGTGAAATTTCGCAAGGAAAATCGGGCTGTGCTTTCTTTGTTTGGAGATGGCGCGACATCTCAGGGCGATTTCTATGAAGCCATTAATGTGGCCGGCGCCTGGAAGCTGCCTATTGTATTTGTGGTTTGTAACAATCAATGGGCGATTTCAGTTCCACGGGAGGTGCAGACAGCGGCCCATACAATTGCACAAAAAGCGATCGCAGCCGGATTTTCAGGTGAACAAGTCGATGGCAATGACATTATTGCGGTCCAACATAGGACTGTTGAAGCATTGAAGAGCGCTAGAGAGAGAGGTGAACCACGGTTACTGGAAATGGTCTGCTATCGCCAGCACGATCATACTACTGCAGATGATGCCAGTCGTTATGAGCCAAAATCATTGCGTGAGCAGGAATGGAAGAAGGAGCCTGTCGCGCGCTTGCGCCGTTATCTTGAACAACTAAAAGCATGGTCGGAACAGCAGGAAGAAATGCTGCAGGCTGAATGCGCCGCTGAAGTGGACAAGGCTGTCAATGAATATCTTTCAGTCACGCCACAGCCTCTTGCATCCATGTTTGATTACCTTTATGCCCGTTTACCGGAAGCTTACGCCGCGCAACGCGAGATGTTAAAAGATTTGGAGAATGTCGTTCATGGCTGA
- a CDS encoding phasin family protein — MYHEGFDQFFKINKSFTAPVSEWNKTLNEIGKRIAEQNLEIIGENFNRVSSQLKRLSSVRKPEDFLNLQKDCLSENISASIDITQKIAHLAMENMEEIAKLWGTTAAKITEKAVEKAQKFTEKPEKTEKMK, encoded by the coding sequence ATGTATCACGAAGGTTTTGATCAATTTTTCAAGATAAATAAAAGCTTCACCGCTCCGGTCAGCGAATGGAATAAGACGCTTAATGAAATCGGCAAACGCATAGCCGAGCAAAACCTGGAAATTATTGGTGAAAATTTTAACAGGGTTTCCAGTCAGCTAAAACGTCTCAGCAGTGTGCGAAAGCCGGAAGATTTTCTTAACCTCCAAAAAGATTGTTTGAGTGAAAACATTTCCGCCAGTATCGATATTACCCAAAAAATAGCTCACCTGGCCATGGAAAACATGGAAGAAATCGCCAAGCTCTGGGGTACGACCGCTGCTAAAATTACGGAAAAAGCTGTTGAGAAAGCACAAAAATTTACGGAAAAACCGGAAAAGACGGAGAAGATGAAATAA